A window from Podospora bellae-mahoneyi strain CBS 112042 chromosome 1 map unlocalized CBS112042p_1, whole genome shotgun sequence encodes these proteins:
- a CDS encoding uncharacterized protein (EggNog:ENOG503NWBB; COG:C), with product MALTYQQSKLVKDTIPALREHGEKITTIFYKNMLRDHPELNNYFNSVNQKNGRQPRALTSVILSFASNINHISELIPKFERMCNKHCSLGIQPEHYEIVGKYLIMAFTEVLGPAMTPQVHSAWEKAYWLLAKMLIGREAQLYRDFESWSSWRKFKIDRVVPETEDIYSFYLVPQDGKKLPKFFPGQYISLRVNGPEGYLQSRQYSLSEAWKPDYYRITVKRDEGARYSNSVSQSYFHPGVVSNLLIDSMPAGTLVDVSHPAGEFFLDTNNSSNVPIVLISAGVGVAPMVAIANEVVATQPNRPISWIHGSRKSVPFEEHITHLRRTNPNFHTNIFKTHLAGSDVVGVNYNYDFRMDLAKVNPDDLHLNHGGTEYFICGPEQFMLEMSDYLKSQGVLTQRVHFELFSTGDLAFKHQ from the coding sequence ATGGCGCTCACATATCAACAATCAAAACTGGTCAAGGACACCATCCCGGCCCTCCGAGAGCACGGTGAGAAGATCACGACCATCTTCTACAAGAACATGCTTCGCGACCACCCGGAGTTGAACAACTACTTCAACAGCGTCAACCAGAAGAATGGCCGGCAACCGCGTGCCTTGACCTCTGTCATCCTCAGCTTcgcctccaacatcaaccacatcagCGAGCTGATCCCCAAGTTTGAGCGCATGTGCAACAAGCACTGCTCTCTCGGTATCCAGCCTGAACACTACGAGATTGTTGGCAAATACCTGATCATGGCCTTCACCGAGGTGCTTGGCCCAGCAATGACACCGCAGGTGCACTCGGCTTGGGAGAAGGCGTACTGGTTGTTGGCCAAGATGCTCATCGGGCGGGAGGCGCAGCTTTACAGAGACTTTGAGTCGTGGAGCTCATGGCGCAAGTTCAAGATTGACCGGGTGGTGCCAGAGACGGAGGATATCTACTCCTTCTATCTCGTGCCACAAGACGGCAAGAAGTTGCCTAAGTTCTTCCCAGGACAGTACATCTCTTTGCGGGTGAACGGCCCGGAGGGCTATCTCCAGTCAAGGCAGTACTCGCTCAGTGAGGCGTGGAAGCCTGACTACTACCGCATTACGGTCAAGAGGGATGAAGGCGCCAGGTATTCCAACTCGGTTTCACAATCGTACTTTCATCCTGGTGTTGTGTCCAACCTCTTGATCGACTCGATGCCCGCTGGCACCTTAGTCGACGTTTCTCACCCCGCCGGCGAGTTCTTCCTGGACACCAACAACTCCAGCAACGTCCCCATCGTCCTCATCTCGGCCGGTGTCGGTGTTGCGCCCATGGTCGCCATTGCCAACGAAGTCGTTGCGACACAACCCAACAGGCCAATCTCGTGGATCCACGGCTCCAGGAAATCGGTACCGTTTGAGGAGCACATAACACACCTGAGAcgcaccaaccccaacttccacaccaacatcttcaagacACACCTTGCCGGAAGCGACGTGGTGGGGGTAAACTACAACTACGACTTCCGCATGGACCTCGCCAAGGTCAACCCCGACgacctccacctcaaccacggCGGCACCGAGTACTTCATCTGCGGTCCCGAGCAGTTCATGCTGGAGATGTCGGATTACCTCAAGAGCCAGGGCGTGTTGACCCAGCGCGTCCATTTTGAGCTCTTCTCGACCGGTGACCTTGCGTTCAAGCACCAATGA